Proteins found in one Vallitalea guaymasensis genomic segment:
- a CDS encoding carbohydrate ABC transporter permease, with protein MVEKQSTGGKVFKVLNYTLLSALGFVTFYPFFYILILSLNDGYDALKGGLYFWPRVFTLDNYIKAFEDPLILNAFGVSIFRTVVGTFLCVFLTALAGYALSRKDLPGKGIITFFFFFTTIFTGGLIPFFILLRSLRLTSSIWIYILPYLYQFFNIIIMRTYFQTIPEELRESATIDGCGELKIFLKIYLPLSLPMIATITLFYGVGHWNDWFVGAFFVSDKKLKPAATILQKILSETNFEQATDTKNMNYNISRAKTTPEALRMAFLMIITLPIVCVYPFLQKYFVKGIMIGSIKG; from the coding sequence ATGGTTGAGAAACAATCTACAGGAGGAAAAGTATTTAAGGTACTTAATTATACACTTCTTAGTGCATTAGGTTTTGTAACCTTCTACCCTTTTTTCTACATATTGATACTATCCTTAAACGATGGATATGATGCACTTAAGGGTGGATTATACTTCTGGCCTAGAGTTTTTACACTTGATAATTATATAAAAGCTTTTGAAGATCCATTAATACTTAATGCCTTCGGTGTTTCAATATTTCGTACTGTTGTTGGAACGTTTCTGTGCGTATTCCTGACAGCCTTAGCAGGATATGCACTATCTAGAAAGGATCTGCCTGGAAAAGGGATTATAACATTCTTCTTTTTCTTTACAACAATATTTACTGGCGGATTAATACCATTTTTCATATTACTTAGAAGTCTTCGTTTGACAAGCAGCATATGGATTTACATATTACCGTACCTATACCAGTTTTTCAATATTATAATTATGCGAACATATTTCCAGACCATACCAGAGGAATTAAGGGAATCTGCCACTATAGACGGATGTGGGGAATTGAAGATATTCCTGAAGATATATTTGCCCCTTTCTCTTCCTATGATTGCAACAATAACATTATTCTATGGAGTTGGACATTGGAATGATTGGTTTGTAGGTGCATTCTTTGTATCTGATAAAAAACTAAAACCAGCAGCTACAATATTACAGAAAATACTTAGTGAAACCAATTTTGAGCAAGCTACTGATACGAAGAACATGAATTATAATATTAGTCGTGCTAAGACAACGCCAGAAGCCCTGAGAATGGCATTTCTAATGATAATCACTCTGCCAATAGTATGTGTTTATCCGTTTTTGCAAAAATATTTTGTCAAAGGTATTATGATAGGTTCAATAAAAGGGTAA
- a CDS encoding ABC transporter permease produces the protein MKTMTAKAPKKIVKSNKRSVWKRICKYKILYLFLLPAIVFYFVFGYIPMYGVTLAFKDFRFDTGILMSPWVGLKYVRKFFTYFQFELLIRNSFVISFLKLLLGFPAPIILALMLNEVRINKFKRVIQTVTYLPYFVSWVVVATIFSKFLSPHQGLFNDIRMAMGKEPIFFLGFAKWFYIVIISSDIWKNIGFNSIIYLAALSSIDPMLYEAAAIDGASKWKRLIHITLPGIMPTVGILFILSMSGLLKAGYEQIILFQQPPTIPVSEVLETYSVKVGLQQGQYSYATVVGLFQSIVSLILIVVTNRIAKKVSNTSLW, from the coding sequence ATGAAAACAATGACAGCAAAGGCACCAAAAAAAATAGTGAAAAGTAATAAAAGATCAGTATGGAAAAGAATATGTAAATACAAGATATTATACCTGTTTTTGTTACCTGCCATAGTATTCTACTTTGTTTTTGGTTACATACCAATGTATGGGGTAACTTTAGCCTTCAAAGACTTCAGATTTGATACTGGGATTTTAATGAGTCCCTGGGTAGGATTAAAATACGTTAGAAAATTTTTTACTTATTTCCAATTCGAATTATTGATACGAAATTCATTTGTCATCAGTTTTTTGAAACTGCTATTAGGTTTTCCAGCACCGATCATATTAGCATTAATGCTTAATGAAGTTAGAATCAATAAGTTTAAACGAGTAATCCAGACGGTAACATACTTACCATATTTTGTATCATGGGTAGTTGTTGCTACCATATTCAGCAAATTCTTATCTCCACATCAAGGACTTTTCAATGATATAAGAATGGCTATGGGTAAAGAACCAATATTCTTTTTAGGGTTTGCAAAATGGTTCTATATTGTGATTATATCTTCTGATATATGGAAGAATATAGGATTTAATTCAATTATATATCTGGCAGCTCTTAGCAGCATAGACCCTATGTTATATGAAGCTGCTGCTATAGATGGAGCCAGCAAATGGAAACGGCTGATTCATATCACTTTACCGGGTATCATGCCTACAGTTGGGATATTGTTCATATTGAGCATGAGCGGTTTGTTAAAAGCAGGATACGAACAGATTATTCTATTCCAGCAACCGCCTACAATCCCAGTATCCGAGGTTTTGGAAACATATTCAGTCAAGGTTGGTTTGCAGCAAGGTCAATATAGTTATGCTACTGTAGTCGGATTGTTTCAGTCTATTGTATCTCTCATATTGATTGTTGTGACTAATCGTATAGCAAAAAAAGTTTCCAATACATCTCTTTGGTAG
- a CDS encoding S-layer homology domain-containing protein, translated as MNKKIVILLVSILVTLNIAAVPASAATDRQNYAGDQLHTLGLLKGYTDGTLALDNNIRRSEVTALLVRALGYSDKEVPGEGKQFSDVKADYWAVPDIQKAYKLKLIVGDTGGTFRPLDNISYAEVVTILVNALGKNDNLEGEWPTNYIDRAKEIGIIPQENNGDIRRKVTRGEVSVLIWDTILVNLNK; from the coding sequence GTGAATAAGAAGATAGTAATATTGTTAGTAAGTATTCTGGTAACTTTAAATATAGCAGCTGTTCCTGCATCAGCAGCTACTGATAGACAAAACTATGCAGGGGATCAGTTACATACACTTGGACTTTTAAAAGGTTATACTGATGGTACACTTGCATTGGATAATAATATTAGAAGATCAGAAGTTACAGCTCTCCTAGTAAGAGCATTAGGCTATAGCGACAAAGAAGTACCAGGTGAAGGGAAACAATTTAGTGATGTAAAAGCCGATTATTGGGCTGTTCCAGATATACAAAAAGCTTATAAATTAAAGTTGATTGTAGGAGATACTGGAGGAACATTCAGACCACTTGATAATATAAGTTATGCAGAAGTTGTAACCATATTGGTTAATGCATTAGGTAAAAATGATAATCTTGAAGGAGAATGGCCAACCAACTATATTGATAGAGCAAAAGAAATAGGTATCATCCCTCAAGAGAACAACGGAGATATAAGAAGAAAAGTCACTAGAGGTGAAGTAAGTGTCTTAATATGGGATACCATATTAGTTAATCTTAATAAATAA
- a CDS encoding endo-beta-N-acetylglucosaminidase encodes MKKLKVFLVLAFFATFCMVTQNANAQQPYASYWYPNELLEWTPETDEDSAFNRGVIPLENRFTGDGVNSNAMAEPKIQILATMNPSTSDNPSQGSDVFDRYTFNYWQYVDSLVMWGGSASEGIIVTPSADVIDAAHKNGVKVLGCVNFQPDYYGGQLQWVREMIQENPAGVFPGADKLIEVAQYYGFDGWFMHEETQGATSADAKQMQEFMKYFQDNKPEGMELHWYDSMSKNGNIQYENALTSNNEMFFQDGNHVVTNGFFTNYWWNDMSSSRDKAISLGRSQYDVYAGVYTEANGYNEPSGQFYVEWDGVFPEGQEAKTSIGIYRPDWTFRSSSDGDDFYARANRFWVGKNRDPRNNDTSDYWKGIAHYIIAKSPIDSLPFTTNFNTGNGHIYAVNGEVKRNRDWNNRSLQDVLPTWRWIADSTGTPLYPSIDWTTAYYGGSSLKVSGVLSHDNATHLKLYKTYLPIDSNTNLYITYKTPLNESHMQVGISFEDNKDQFIYLDAGVSTPNEWTTKTISLSGFAGKTIEKISLNFDSDTTIADYTMNVGQISIRNTDSSILQPVSGLTIVNNDIREGLYADARLKWNKLDGDVEVYEVYRVKSDSTKEFIGATPNNAYYVSELRRDGYETETTLEVIALDKNYNHGQVANVSFQWPPYPTPVADFTVSKTLIKPNETVTFHNKSTEATQSITWNFTGGSPSSSSEENPQVTYITEGIYNVTLTATNEMGEDVETKEELIVVSNDITVSNIAVSKNATADTFVSGEEPSGAVDNTVSTKWCATGSEPHWLVVELGSEYVLSEFVVKHAEAGGEGSGYNTSDYKIQVSNDGTNWTDVVDMKGNTSGISNHAIALTSASYVRLYITDAGGDSAARIYEFQVMGYKDSGSSTLPGSFDLLSPANGSSWISRNNTYFDWGDSMNASSYQIIVDDNNDFVSPEINISDINESNYTSNITLNRLTTYYWKVIGTNSNGSTECNSVSSFRTSFF; translated from the coding sequence ATGAAGAAATTAAAAGTATTTCTAGTTCTAGCTTTTTTTGCGACATTCTGTATGGTGACACAAAACGCCAATGCACAGCAGCCTTATGCATCATATTGGTATCCAAATGAATTACTGGAGTGGACACCAGAGACAGATGAGGATTCAGCGTTTAATAGAGGAGTAATTCCTTTGGAAAACCGGTTTACTGGAGATGGGGTTAATAGTAATGCAATGGCAGAGCCAAAGATTCAGATATTGGCTACTATGAATCCAAGTACAAGTGATAATCCATCCCAAGGGTCAGATGTATTTGATAGGTATACATTCAACTATTGGCAGTATGTGGACTCATTAGTCATGTGGGGTGGTTCAGCTTCTGAAGGTATAATCGTTACTCCTAGTGCAGACGTAATAGATGCAGCTCATAAAAATGGAGTTAAAGTTTTAGGTTGTGTCAATTTCCAGCCTGATTATTATGGTGGTCAATTACAATGGGTAAGAGAAATGATACAAGAAAATCCTGCAGGGGTATTCCCTGGTGCAGATAAGCTTATTGAGGTAGCACAGTACTATGGATTTGATGGATGGTTCATGCATGAAGAAACTCAAGGTGCTACTTCGGCAGATGCAAAACAGATGCAGGAGTTCATGAAATATTTCCAGGATAATAAGCCAGAAGGAATGGAGCTTCACTGGTATGATTCAATGAGCAAAAATGGAAATATCCAATATGAAAATGCACTTACAAGCAATAATGAAATGTTTTTCCAAGACGGAAATCATGTAGTTACTAATGGATTTTTTACAAACTATTGGTGGAATGATATGTCTTCATCACGTGATAAGGCTATCAGCCTAGGTAGAAGTCAGTATGATGTGTATGCAGGAGTTTATACTGAGGCTAATGGTTATAATGAACCAAGTGGTCAATTCTATGTTGAGTGGGATGGAGTTTTTCCAGAAGGTCAGGAAGCTAAGACTTCCATAGGAATCTATAGACCTGACTGGACATTCAGAAGTTCTTCAGATGGAGATGATTTCTATGCTAGGGCAAATCGTTTTTGGGTAGGAAAAAACAGGGATCCAAGAAATAATGACACATCAGATTATTGGAAAGGTATAGCTCATTACATAATAGCAAAATCACCAATTGACAGTCTTCCATTTACAACTAATTTTAATACTGGTAATGGACACATATATGCGGTAAATGGAGAAGTGAAGCGTAACAGAGATTGGAATAACAGAAGCTTGCAGGATGTTCTGCCTACATGGAGATGGATTGCAGATAGTACTGGTACTCCTTTATATCCAAGTATTGACTGGACAACTGCATATTATGGTGGAAGTTCATTAAAAGTAAGTGGTGTGTTAAGTCATGATAATGCAACACATCTCAAGCTCTACAAAACTTATCTTCCAATAGATTCTAACACTAACTTATACATAACTTATAAAACACCATTGAATGAATCACATATGCAGGTAGGTATTTCTTTTGAAGATAATAAGGATCAATTTATTTATCTGGATGCAGGAGTATCTACACCAAATGAGTGGACAACAAAAACAATATCATTAAGTGGATTTGCCGGTAAAACAATAGAAAAGATATCATTAAATTTTGATAGTGATACTACTATAGCAGACTACACAATGAATGTAGGGCAAATATCCATAAGAAATACAGATTCAAGCATACTTCAACCAGTTTCAGGGTTGACAATTGTAAATAATGACATTAGAGAAGGTTTATATGCAGATGCAAGATTAAAATGGAACAAACTTGATGGGGATGTTGAAGTATATGAAGTTTATAGAGTGAAATCTGATAGTACAAAAGAATTTATTGGGGCTACACCTAATAATGCATATTATGTGTCAGAATTGCGACGTGATGGTTATGAAACTGAGACAACTCTAGAAGTAATAGCACTTGATAAGAATTATAATCATGGTCAAGTGGCTAATGTATCGTTTCAGTGGCCACCATATCCAACTCCAGTAGCAGATTTTACAGTAAGCAAGACGTTGATTAAGCCTAATGAAACAGTTACATTTCATAATAAATCTACAGAAGCTACCCAGTCAATTACCTGGAATTTTACAGGAGGTTCACCAAGTAGCAGCAGTGAAGAGAATCCACAGGTAACTTACATTACTGAAGGTATTTACAATGTAACTTTAACAGCAACTAATGAAATGGGAGAAGATGTTGAGACTAAGGAAGAATTGATTGTAGTTTCTAATGACATAACAGTAAGTAATATAGCTGTTTCCAAAAACGCTACAGCAGATACCTTCGTTTCAGGAGAAGAACCATCAGGAGCAGTTGATAATACAGTAAGTACTAAATGGTGTGCAACAGGATCAGAACCTCATTGGCTGGTAGTAGAGCTTGGTTCAGAATATGTTCTTAGCGAGTTTGTTGTCAAGCATGCTGAAGCAGGAGGAGAAGGCTCAGGCTACAATACAAGCGATTATAAAATACAAGTCAGCAACGATGGAACTAATTGGACAGATGTAGTTGATATGAAGGGTAATACATCAGGAATCAGTAATCATGCTATAGCCCTTACATCTGCAAGTTATGTAAGATTATATATAACAGATGCAGGAGGAGATTCAGCTGCACGTATTTATGAGTTCCAAGTAATGGGATACAAAGACAGTGGCTCATCAACATTACCAGGAAGCTTTGACTTATTATCTCCAGCTAATGGTTCAAGCTGGATATCCCGCAACAATACTTATTTTGATTGGGGAGATTCAATGAATGCTTCCAGCTATCAGATTATTGTTGATGATAATAATGATTTTGTAAGCCCTGAGATAAATATATCAGATATTAATGAGAGTAATTATACATCTAATATAACACTAAACAGATTAACAACCTATTATTGGAAAGTTATTGGAACCAATAGTAACGGTTCTACTGAGTGTAACAGTGTATCATCTTTTAGAACTAGTTTCTTCTAA
- a CDS encoding extracellular solute-binding protein, which translates to MKRNMKRFFCTVMVIMLTFSIFTGCSKDKETNITNTDDGSKNEADNNKEPIVVKVFSCWNGSSGNAPRDHYDNVVAKKLLEETGVILDIEYATSSESENLNMMFSSGDVPYDLVTAPYWGGNGGETAIIKRASSQGMVMPLEDLLDEYGPNIKEFEKGCAKDFLENDIYCKEFDGHTYVIPYQLPATPEDNKNWGYCVYVRKDIMEDLGWKPEDFDHSEKIYEFLKEVKEGDFQDANGNPVIPAGNWHNGWDYNQLTRSYHTGYMCGFWVDPDTDKAIVDRRGPLVVDEILFMRKLVSEGLFDPEAFRQNDTIAKEKHAVGKYALHGVHYFHQKDFYKNTLYKEHPEMEYVPVGPIKNSRGQTGGNALKGRAGSPAWFIPADTDEKIAEAAIKAINYLNSKEGKLLAFYGLEGVHYDMVEGKPKMKKEYIDMNKEGNLKTETGIQGEYREFISLYPYISEWGEFTPGESEIPDAAYEHIIKDIVPDTIVEGYRASNFINNYEKKDEINELLNGDLWRDYRERAYFASSDEEAKKIIDEYCKYLIDGGILEYEEFINSEADKRDDKVLF; encoded by the coding sequence ATGAAAAGAAATATGAAAAGATTTTTCTGTACAGTAATGGTAATTATGTTGACTTTTTCAATTTTCACAGGTTGTAGCAAAGATAAGGAAACTAATATAACCAATACTGATGATGGTAGTAAGAATGAAGCTGATAATAATAAGGAGCCAATAGTGGTTAAAGTGTTCTCTTGCTGGAATGGTTCAAGTGGTAATGCGCCAAGAGACCATTATGATAATGTAGTAGCAAAAAAACTTTTGGAAGAAACAGGTGTAATTCTTGATATTGAATATGCCACTTCCTCAGAATCAGAGAATCTCAATATGATGTTCTCATCAGGGGATGTTCCTTATGATTTGGTTACTGCACCTTATTGGGGCGGTAATGGAGGAGAAACTGCAATAATTAAAAGAGCCAGTAGTCAAGGTATGGTAATGCCTCTAGAAGATTTACTTGACGAATACGGTCCAAATATCAAGGAATTCGAAAAAGGATGTGCCAAAGATTTTCTGGAAAACGATATTTACTGCAAGGAATTTGACGGACATACATATGTTATCCCGTATCAATTACCTGCTACACCAGAAGACAACAAAAACTGGGGATACTGCGTATATGTACGTAAGGACATCATGGAAGATCTAGGTTGGAAACCAGAAGATTTTGACCACTCAGAAAAAATATATGAGTTCTTGAAAGAAGTAAAAGAGGGAGATTTCCAAGATGCTAATGGAAATCCTGTGATTCCAGCAGGTAACTGGCACAATGGATGGGATTATAATCAATTAACACGTTCATATCACACTGGTTATATGTGTGGATTCTGGGTAGATCCTGATACAGATAAAGCTATTGTAGATAGAAGAGGTCCATTAGTTGTTGATGAGATATTATTTATGAGAAAATTAGTATCTGAAGGCTTATTTGACCCTGAAGCTTTTAGACAAAATGATACTATAGCAAAAGAAAAACATGCTGTCGGTAAATATGCTCTACATGGAGTTCACTATTTCCATCAAAAAGATTTTTATAAAAACACTTTATACAAAGAGCATCCAGAAATGGAATATGTTCCAGTAGGTCCAATCAAAAACAGCAGAGGACAAACTGGCGGTAATGCATTAAAAGGTAGAGCAGGATCACCTGCATGGTTCATACCAGCAGATACAGATGAAAAAATAGCAGAAGCAGCCATAAAAGCTATTAACTATCTAAATAGTAAAGAAGGTAAGCTGTTAGCTTTTTATGGACTTGAAGGCGTACATTATGATATGGTTGAGGGAAAACCAAAGATGAAAAAAGAATATATTGATATGAATAAGGAGGGTAATCTCAAGACAGAAACAGGTATTCAAGGAGAATACAGAGAATTTATCTCGCTCTATCCATATATAAGTGAATGGGGTGAATTTACTCCAGGTGAATCAGAAATACCTGATGCAGCTTATGAACATATCATCAAAGATATCGTCCCTGACACAATTGTAGAAGGTTATAGAGCCAGCAACTTCATAAATAACTACGAAAAGAAAGATGAAATCAATGAACTATTAAACGGAGATCTATGGCGTGACTACAGGGAAAGAGCATACTTCGCTTCATCAGACGAAGAAGCTAAAAAGATTATTGATGAATATTGTAAATACTTAATTGATGGGGGAATCCTAGAATACGAAGAATTCATCAACAGTGAAGCAGATAAAAGAGATGATAAAGTTTTATTCTAA
- the aroF gene encoding 3-deoxy-7-phosphoheptulonate synthase, producing the protein MVIVMKAKTPRANIDKLIKKLEDMGLGVHETIGQNYSILGLIGDTSKLNKEQIEVYDDVEKVMRVQHPFKLASRLFHPEDSVITVGNTKVGGDNLTIIAGPCSVETEEQMIEVARDVKRAGATLLRGGAYKPRSSPYSFQGLGEDGLKLLKKASEETGLPIVTEAICLDTIDVVAKYSDVIQIGARNMQNFALLKKAGKLGKPVLLKRGLSATIEEWLMAAEYIMSEGNEDVILCERGIRTFETYTRNTLDLSAIPVIKEISHLPIIVDPSHATGKWKMVRPLSKGAVAVGADGLMIEVHNNPECALCDGAQSLKPSKFKELMDELKIV; encoded by the coding sequence ATGGTTATAGTAATGAAAGCTAAAACACCAAGAGCAAATATTGATAAATTAATTAAAAAGTTAGAAGATATGGGATTAGGTGTCCATGAAACAATTGGGCAGAACTACAGTATATTAGGATTGATTGGAGATACAAGCAAATTAAATAAAGAGCAGATAGAAGTTTATGATGATGTAGAAAAAGTAATGAGAGTACAGCATCCTTTCAAATTGGCAAGTAGACTATTCCATCCAGAAGACTCAGTAATTACCGTTGGGAATACAAAAGTAGGTGGAGATAATCTAACTATCATAGCAGGTCCTTGCTCTGTTGAGACTGAGGAACAAATGATAGAGGTTGCCAGAGATGTTAAAAGAGCAGGAGCTACTTTACTTCGTGGAGGGGCTTACAAACCTAGAAGTTCACCATATAGTTTCCAAGGACTTGGTGAAGATGGATTAAAATTGTTAAAGAAGGCAAGTGAAGAGACAGGTCTACCTATTGTAACAGAAGCAATCTGTTTAGATACAATAGATGTAGTTGCCAAATATTCAGATGTAATTCAAATAGGAGCAAGAAATATGCAGAACTTCGCGCTTCTTAAAAAAGCAGGAAAATTAGGAAAACCTGTTTTATTGAAAAGAGGTTTGAGTGCTACTATTGAAGAATGGTTAATGGCTGCTGAATATATCATGTCAGAGGGAAATGAAGATGTAATTTTATGTGAAAGAGGTATACGTACTTTTGAAACATATACTAGAAATACTCTTGATCTAAGTGCAATACCTGTTATAAAAGAAATAAGCCATCTACCTATCATTGTTGACCCAAGTCATGCAACTGGTAAATGGAAAATGGTAAGACCTTTATCAAAAGGAGCTGTCGCAGTAGGAGCAGATGGTCTTATGATAGAAGTACACAATAATCCAGAATGCGCTTTATGTGATGGAGCTCAATCATTAAAACCATCAAAATTCAAGGAACTAATGGATGAGTTGAAGATCGTTTAA
- a CDS encoding response regulator transcription factor: MYTLLVVEDEKWIRKGLVHKLKKVDLPFGEIHDARNGIEAIEIIKDNDIDIIITDICMPDMDGIELIKKVKEFNKHIEFIIISGYSEFRYAEAAINMGVKSYLLKPTTDEDLMSALDKVISRIEEKRQYNNLSKENINIKIRNEKLTYENELNYLLKSKKHDSKFLQDNYPIMYNSNQYQLIILNINYDVKGECKNNYYDIEDVKTKIFDYLVTNIHLDNYYAFNNMDILNQILILIWGDAEKLKLTGDSISKKLFYDCLSGEQISKTIGISTILTLIDNELYKSAKKALDLRLIYGLNKIYTGEHIDLSNEFLFPKNELKLLKKNIERGYIKNVEVLLQEIFSKDRFRESNAGNLYFLYSEVVNTIYETLYSTSVDIQKVTQYDLSQYDIMNYANRLEDISIYLYRLIENRLIINKKTPINCRELVDEITKYIDMHYEEKINVKSLAARYGINPNYFSTIFKEQLGVTCTKYITMKRLEYACRMLRETNINVEEIAESVGYSDLQYFYRVFKKEFNYTPMEYRNGAVS; encoded by the coding sequence ATGTATACTTTATTAGTTGTAGAAGATGAAAAATGGATTCGTAAAGGTCTTGTACATAAACTTAAAAAAGTTGATTTGCCGTTTGGAGAGATTCATGATGCTAGAAATGGTATTGAAGCCATAGAAATAATAAAAGACAATGATATTGATATAATCATTACTGACATCTGTATGCCAGATATGGATGGTATAGAATTGATAAAGAAGGTAAAAGAATTCAATAAACACATAGAGTTCATTATTATCAGTGGTTATTCAGAGTTTCGATATGCTGAAGCGGCTATCAATATGGGTGTGAAGAGTTATCTTTTGAAACCTACTACAGATGAAGATCTAATGTCAGCTCTTGATAAAGTGATTTCTCGTATAGAAGAAAAAAGACAATACAATAACTTATCAAAAGAAAATATTAATATAAAGATACGTAATGAGAAATTGACCTATGAAAATGAACTGAACTATTTATTAAAATCAAAAAAGCATGACAGTAAATTCTTACAAGATAATTATCCTATTATGTATAATAGTAACCAATATCAATTGATTATACTGAATATCAACTATGATGTAAAAGGTGAATGCAAAAATAATTACTATGACATTGAAGACGTGAAGACTAAGATATTTGATTATCTGGTTACTAATATTCATTTAGACAATTATTATGCATTCAATAACATGGATATACTGAATCAAATATTGATTCTGATATGGGGAGATGCAGAAAAGTTAAAATTGACTGGTGACAGTATAAGTAAAAAATTATTCTATGATTGTTTATCTGGAGAGCAGATTTCCAAGACCATAGGTATCAGTACTATACTTACCCTTATTGATAATGAACTTTATAAATCAGCCAAGAAAGCTCTTGATTTAAGACTTATCTATGGTCTTAATAAAATCTATACTGGAGAGCATATTGACTTATCAAATGAATTCTTGTTCCCTAAAAATGAATTGAAGCTACTAAAGAAAAATATTGAAAGAGGATATATCAAGAATGTTGAAGTACTGCTACAAGAAATATTTTCAAAAGATAGATTCAGAGAATCTAATGCTGGGAACTTGTACTTCTTATATTCAGAGGTAGTAAATACTATATATGAGACATTATATTCTACAAGTGTAGATATACAGAAGGTTACTCAATACGATTTATCACAATATGATATTATGAACTATGCCAATAGACTAGAAGATATTTCAATATATCTATATAGACTCATTGAGAATAGACTGATAATAAATAAAAAGACACCTATAAATTGTCGGGAACTGGTTGATGAAATTACAAAATACATTGACATGCATTATGAAGAAAAGATCAACGTAAAAAGTCTAGCGGCTAGATATGGAATCAACCCTAATTATTTTTCTACTATATTCAAGGAGCAATTAGGAGTAACATGTACTAAATACATTACAATGAAGAGGCTGGAGTATGCGTGCAGAATGCTTAGAGAGACAAATATCAATGTTGAAGAAATAGCCGAGAGTGTAGGTTATAGCGATCTTCAATACTTTTATAGAGTGTTCAAAAAAGAATTTAATTATACTCCTATGGAGTATAGGAATGGGGCTGTCTCGTAA
- a CDS encoding flavodoxin domain-containing protein, giving the protein MRNVTSDVLVAYASKHGSTEKIAHWIGKEIRGNVDVLNVNNVHNLNYDYIILGTPIYEHEPLPEMSSFINRNKDQLENKKKSVFVVSSDNEVRSKREMNIEAFTNIIPGEVNQTAVFAGEIDNSELSSKELESVNSYMNSISKPTGSYSKLNEKKCREYGKSLNRFI; this is encoded by the coding sequence ATGCGTAATGTTACATCTGATGTACTTGTTGCATATGCTTCCAAACATGGGAGTACCGAAAAAATAGCGCACTGGATTGGAAAAGAGATCAGAGGAAATGTAGATGTACTAAATGTAAATAACGTTCATAATCTAAATTATGATTATATTATATTGGGAACACCTATATATGAACACGAACCTCTTCCAGAAATGAGTAGTTTTATCAATAGAAATAAAGACCAGCTGGAAAACAAGAAAAAATCTGTCTTTGTAGTTTCTTCTGATAATGAAGTAAGATCAAAAAGAGAAATGAATATTGAGGCGTTTACTAATATCATTCCAGGAGAAGTTAATCAAACTGCAGTATTTGCAGGAGAAATCGACAATAGCGAGTTAAGTTCCAAAGAGTTAGAGAGTGTAAATAGTTATATGAATTCTATTTCAAAACCCACAGGTAGTTATAGTAAATTGAATGAGAAAAAATGCAGAGAATATGGTAAATCACTTAATAGGTTTATTTAG